The Vicia villosa cultivar HV-30 ecotype Madison, WI linkage group LG1, Vvil1.0, whole genome shotgun sequence genome includes a region encoding these proteins:
- the LOC131615258 gene encoding uncharacterized protein LOC131615258 — protein MDIPQVINQPSSDVATPCSNSTHKPNHIPEPSCPIFTPTVNLDFNSDSEDDSDYDPFATYCSEDEWCSESEENTAPFTINENSAGTSEDYYDIGDPLIECRYCKAMMWYQERMHKSSHAANPKFMLCCGNGKVQIPLLEQPPEILSKLLFDHDNLDSRKFQQQIRVYNMMFAFTSPRAKLDNRFNNGRGPPTLRVQGQTCHRIGSLLPPEGQTPKFAQLYIYDTENEVQNRMQGLRNKKNINEVVVHQLSEMLYECNPHAKIFQMARQWLNNGESQNLKLRLISDRSTDGRVYNQPTVSEVAALVVGDIDTAEMRDIIMQTKGGRIQRINDLHASYMAFQYPLIFPHGEDGYRPDVAHRDLLIYGNNIRNRLTIREWLSFRIHNRLNEAKTLLSSRRLFQQFLCDGYTMLESEKLEWLRKNQPKLRVSKYKSLNEEGDQSQTQGSNIGKRVILPSSFVGGRRFMDQLYYDGMAICSKVGFPDLFITFTCNPNWPEIQRVLGPLHLKPQDRPDIISRIFKIKFDQLLSDLTKKGVLGKVLAYMYTIEFQKRGLPHAHILIFLHPSNKYPRPEHIDRIISAEVPDPLTHPRLYNLVKSHMVHGPCGLENANAPCMKDRKCSKFYPKKFQPTTIVDQDGYPVYRRRNNGHTIEKNGIIFHSGHVVPHNPSLLLKYEAHINMEWCNQSTSIKYLFKYINKGSDRISAVIQGKDKDNVDEIKQYLDCRYISPSEACWRIFSYSIHGRKPAVERLYFHLEGENSVYYKDYEQVGDVLLKPSVTESMFTSWFEANKTYEHARLLTYGDFVSKFVYHKQSRSWKPRKRGYTIGRLIWVPQSTGELFYLRMMLTVKKGPLCYEDIKNVDGKQHKTFRGACFAMGFL, from the exons ATGGATATCCCTCAAGTCATTAATCAACCTAGCAGTGATGTGGCTACACCATGCTCTAACTCCACACATAAGCCCAACCATATACCTGAGCCTTCATGTCCTATTTTTACGCCTACTGTGAATTTGGATTTTAATAGTGACTCCGAAGATGATAGCGATTATGACCCATTTGCAA CGTATTGCTCCGAAGATGAGTGGTGTTCAGAATCTGAAGAAAATACAGCACCTTTTACAATTAACGAAAATTCTGCCGGAACTTCTGAag ATTATTACGACATTGGAGACCCTCTCATTGAATGTCGGtattgtaaagcaatgatgtgGTATCAGGAGAGGATGCACAAAAGTTCTCATGCAGCTAATCCGAAGTTTATGCTTTGTTGTGGGAATGGGAAAGTTCAAATTCCATTGCTAGAACAACCTCCAGAAATACTTTCAAAGCTTTTATTTGATCACGATAACTTAGATAGCAGAAAGTTCCAACAACAGATCCGAGTTTACAATATGATGTTTGCCTTCACATCACCCAGAGCAAAGTTGGACAACCGTTTTAACAATGGACGCGGGCCTCCAACACTTAGGGTACAAGGTCAAACGTGTCACCGAATTGGGAGTTTGTTACCTCCTGAAGGTCAAACGCCTAAGTTTGCTCAGTTATATATATACGACACGGAGAACGAGGTCCAAAATAGAATGCAAGGACTAAG gaacaaaaaaaacattaatgAGGTGGTTGTACATCAATTGTCTGAGATGCTGTATGAGTGCAATCCTCATGCTAAGATTTTTCAAATGGCAAGGCAATGGTTAAATAATGGTGAGAGTCAGAACTTGAAGTTGAGACTAATTTCAGATAGATCCACAGATGGAAGAGTATATAATCAACCAACCGTTTCTGAAGTTGCTGCCTTGGTAGTTGGTGATATTGACACAGCAGAAATGAGGGATATCATTATGCAAACAAAAGGAGGAAGAATTCAGAGAATCAACGACCTTCATGCCAGTTACATGGCTTTTCAGTATCCTTTGATTTTTCCGCACGGTGAGGACGGTTATAGGCCTGATGTAGCTCATAGAGACTTGCTCATATACGGAAACAACATAAGAAATAGGCTTACAATTAGAGAATGGCTTTCATTTCGCATACACAACAGGCTAAATGAAGCTAAGACTCTATTGTCCTCACGAAGGTTATTCCAACAATTTTTGTGCGATGGTTACACAATGTTAGAATCAGAGAAATTAGAATGGCTTCGAAAAAATCAACCAAAGCTTAGGGTCTCCAAGTACAAGTCTCTAAATGAAGAAGGCGATCAGAGTCAAACCCAAGGATCAAACATAGGTAAAAGAGTTATTTTGCCATCTTCCTTTGTGGGCGGTCGTAGATTTATGGATCAATTGTACTACGATGGAATGGCTATTTGTAGTAAAGTTGGATTTCCTGATTTGTTCATTACATTTACCTGCAATCCAAACTGGCCTGAGATTCAAAGAGTACTTGGTCCTCTTCACTTGAAACCACAAGATCGACCGGACATCatttcaagaatattcaaaatcaagtttgatcAATTGCTATCCGATTTAACCAAGAAAGGTGTATTAGGGAAAGTGCTTGCTT ATATGTACACCATTGAATTTCAAAAGAGAGGATTGCCACATGCCCATATATTGATCTTTCTGCATCCTTCAAACAAATATCCAAGACCCGAACACATTGACAGGATCATTAGTGCGGAAGTGCCCGATCCCTTGACACACCCACGGTTGTACAATTTGGTAAAATCCCATATGGTTCATGGTCCTTGTGGATTGGAAAATGCTAACGCACCTTGCATGAAAGATAGGAAATGCAGCAAGTTTTACCCCAAAAAATTTCAACCTACGACTATAGTGGACCAAGATGGATATCCTGTTTATAGGAGAAGAAACAACGGACACACAATTGAGAAAAACGGAATCATCTTTCATAGTGGTCATGTAGTTCCTCACAACCCAAGTTTATTGTTGAAGTACGAAGCCCATATCAACATGGAATGGTGCAATCAAAGTACTTCAATCAAATACCTTTTCAAATACATAAACAAAGGTTCTGATCGAATTTCTGCTGTCATACAAGGTAAAGATAAAGACAACGTTGACGAGATCAAGCAATATTTGGATTGTCGATACATCTCTCCAAGTGAGGCATGTTGGAGGATATTTTCTTATTCTATACACGGAAGAAAGCCAGCCGTAGAGAGATTGTATTTTCACTTGGAAGGTGAAAACTCCGTTTACTACAAAGACTACGAGCAAGTTGGTGATGTTTTACTCAAACCAAGTGTAACTGAGTCAATGTTTACTTCTTGGTTTGAGGCTAACAAAACTTACGAACATGCTAGGTTACTAACTTATGGTGATTTTGTTTCTAAGTTTGTTTACCATAAACAGAGTCGGAGTTGGAAACCAAGGAAGCGAGGGTATACCATTGGTCGACTTATTTGGGTTCCTCAAAGCACAGGTGAATTGTTTTATTTAAGGATGATGCTCACGGTAAAAAAAGGCCCTTTGTGTTATGAAGACATCAAGAATGTGGATGGTAAACAACACAAAACTTTTAGAGGAGCATGCTTTGCGATGGGATTTCTATAA
- the LOC131652497 gene encoding uncharacterized protein LOC131652497 — MGNMDRLDNLTPCKKARSRRSMILKENRSKRLKFSTHPTIDFETMHNSPTCLTLRQPFSDLTPSFQNTNFQSQPPTEGSKPSQSRHAFKRNRRCSQIDSLGTNLLSNFSSKAIVISNDPPSQSTLENIQEHSAYQHNIISELGSSSNTPTSWATNKPGRGRPRTKMGVPNLALNLSRKFPIVNNIIGTATSKGTTESNSQTRPSVNKPVRGRPRKILGVPNLRAGLDTHTLPTSAATQSCSTNCPSSSVTQPQPTVTKTGRGRPRKQLGVPNLAFNLSRQFPVQINEHQTGLSKGTPDSTSQNRYMILEYK; from the exons ATGGGAAATATGGATCGTCTTGACAATCTAACTCCATGCAAAAAAGCAAGATCAAGACGATCaatgattttgaaagaaaatcgTTCTAAACGTCTGAAATTTAGTACTCACCCAACGATTGATTTCGAGACCATGCATAATTCTCCAACATGCTTGACACTGAGACAACCATTCTCCGACTTGACTCCGTCATTTCAAAACACTAATTTTCAATCACAACCTCCCACTGAGGGTTCAAAACCGAGCCAATCAAGACATGCTTTTAAAAGAAATAGAAGGTGCAGCCAGATAGACTCATTAGGAACaaatttattatcaaatttttcGTCAAAGGCTATTGTTATTTCAAATGATCCGCCTTCTCAATCAACCTTGGAAAATATACAAGAGCATTCGGCTTATCAGCATAACATAATCAGTGAGCTTGGAAGTTCTTCTAATACACCGAC ATCATGGGCAACTAACAAACCTGGTCGGGGTAGGCCTAGAACAAAGATGGGAGTTCCAAATCTAGCTTTGAACTTGAGCAGAAAGTTTCCTATCGTTAACAATATAATTGGGACAGCCACGTCTAAAGGGACAACAGAATCAAACTCACAAACAAG ACCATCAGTCAACAAACCAGTCAGGGGGCGGCCTAGAAAAATCTTGGGAGTTCCTAACCTGAGAGCAGGCCTGGATACACATACACTACCAACTTCAGCTGCAACACAGTCGTGCAGTACAAATTGTCCGTCTTCTTCCGTAACTCAACCGCA ACCAACAGTCACCAAAACAGGTAGGGGCCGGCCAAGAAAACAGTTGGGAGTTCCTAACCTGGCGTTCAACTTGAGCAGACAGTTTCCGGTCCAGATCAATGAACATCAAACAGGGCTTTCTAAAGGCACACCCGATTCAACTTCACAAAATAGGTACATGATTTTAGAATATAAATGA